In the Oncorhynchus keta strain PuntledgeMale-10-30-2019 chromosome 32, Oket_V2, whole genome shotgun sequence genome, TCAGGGGTGGTATGCTGCCAAAACAAGGGAGGTCATAGCAACCTTGTGATGACAGTCACCCGCTTGTCAATTCCCCCGTGTCCCCCTTGCTCAGAGGAAAGCGTTGTGAGGTGCAGAGATAGAGCGTGGGGGTCACCGGATCATGCTCACTGCTAGTTTGATTGACAAGGCTAACCTTTCTGGCAGCTCACCAACAACAGGAACTTTGTCtgagctctctcctctctctactactgATGACTCACACTagcttctccttcctctcctccatctctcttggtCTGGCTGACACCAGCTTTCGAAGTCCTCCTGACACCAGCTTTCGAAGTCCTCCTGACACCAGCTTTCGAAGTCCTCCTGACACCAGCTATCGAAGTCCTCCTGACACCAGCTATCAATGTCATCTTGACACCAGCTTTCGAAGTCCTCCTGACACCAGCTATCAAAGTCCTCTTGACACCAGCTATCGAAGTCCTCCTGACACCAGCTATCAAAGTCCCCCTGACATCAGCTTTCGAAGTCCTCCTGACACCAGCTATTAAAGTCCTCTTGACACCAGCTTTCTAAGTCCTCCTGACACCAGCTATCAAAGTCCCCCTGACATCAGCTTTCGAAGTCCCCCCGACACCAGCTATCGAAGTCCCCCTGACACCAGCTTTCGAAGTCTCCCCGACACCAGCTATCGAAGTCCTCCTGACACCAGCTATCGAAGTCCTCCTGACACCAGCTATCGAAGTCCTCCTGACACCAGCTATCGAAGTCCTCCTGACACCAGCTATCGAAGTCCTCCTGACACCAGCTATCGAAGTCCCCCGACACCAGCTTTGAAGTCTTTCCGACACCAGCTATCCTCCTGACACCAGCTAAGTCCCCCTGACAACAGCTATCGAATTCTCCCCAGCTATTAAAGTCCCTCTGACACCAGCTATCGAAGTCCTCCTGACACCAGCTATCGAAGTCCCCCTGACATCAGCTTTCGAAGTCCTCCTGACACCAGCTATCAAAGTCCTCCTGACACCAGCTTTCTAAGTCCTCCTGACACCAGCTATCAAAGTCCCCCTGACATCAGCTTTCGAAGTCCCCCCGACACCAGCTATCGAAGTCCCCCTGACACCAGCTTTCGAAGTCTCCCCGACACCAGCTATCGAAGTCCTCCTGACACCAGCTATCGAAGTCCTCCTGACACCAGCTATCGAAGTCCTCCTGACACCAGCTATCGAAGTCCTCCTGACACCAGCTATCGAAGTCCTCCTGACACCAGCTATCGAAGTCCCCCCGACACCAGCTTTGGAAGTCTTTCCGACACCAGCTATCGAAGTCCCCCTGACACCAGCTATCGAAGTCCCCCTGACACCAGCTATCGAAGTCCTCCTGACACCAGCTATCGAAGTCCTCCTGACACCAGCTATCGAAGTCCTCCTGACACCAGCTATCGAAGTCCTCCTGACACCAGCTATCGAAGTCCTCCTGACACCAGCTATCGAAGTCCTCCTGACACCAGCTATCGAAGTCCTCCTGACACCAGCTATCGAAGTCCCCCCGACACCAGCTATGGAAGTCCTCCTGACACCAGCTATCGAAGTCCTCCTGACACCAGCTATCGAAGTCCCCCCGACACCAGCTATGGAAGTCCTCCTGACACCAGCTATGGAAGTCCTCCTGACACCAGCTATCGAAGTCCCCCCGACACCAGCTTTGGAAGTCTTTCCGACACCAGCTATCGAAGTCCCCCTGACAACAGCTATCGAATTCCCCCTGACACCAGCTATCGAAGTCCTCCTGACACCAGCTATCGAATTCCCCCTGACACCAGCTATCGAAGTCCTCCTGACACCAGCTATCGAAGTCCCCCTGACACCAGCTTTCGAAGTCCTCCTGACACAGCCATCGAAGTCCCCCGGACACAGCTATCGAAGTCATCCTGACACCAGCTATCGAAGTCCTCCTGACACCAGCTATCAAAGTCCTCCTAACACCAGCTATCGAAGTCCTCCTGACACCAGCTATCGAAGTCCCCCGGACACCAGCTTTCGAAGTCCTCCTGACACAGCCATCGAAGTCCCACGGACACCAGCTATCGAAGTCCTCTTGACACCAGCTTTCAAAGTCCTCCTGACACCAGCTATCAAAGTCCTCCTGACACCAGCTATCGAAGTCCTCCTGACACCAGCTATCAAAGTCCTCCTGACACCAGCTATCAAAGTCCTCCTGACACCAGCTATCGAAGTCATCCTGACACCAGCTATCGAAGGCCCCCTGACACCAGCTATCGAAGTCCCCCTGACACCAGCTATCGAAGTCCTCCTGACACCAGCTATCAAAGTCCTCCTGACACCAGCTATCGAAGTCCTCCTGACACCAGCTATCAAAGTCCTCCTGACACCAGCTATCAAAGTCCTCCTGACACCAGCTATCAAAGTCCTCCTGACACCAGCTATCAAAGTCCTCCTGACACCAGCTATCGATGTCCTCCAAGTGGGTCACAGCTCTTCGCTGTGTAGTCATGTGGGTCGTGTCAGCCAGactacccctctccttccctcccctcgcTAACACAAAATGCCCACCCTGTTGAACATGGACAATGGTGCATTATGAAATTGTGTTTTATAATTGAAGTGTGGTGACGGTATCAACGCTCAATAGCATGTCATAGGGGCTGCCTGGGAAAGAAAAGGTTACACTTCAGAGGAACCCTGTTTTCAGAGGAGACTTCAGAGTAACCCTGATTTCAGAGGAGACTTCAGAGTAACTCTGTTTTCAGAGGAGACTTCAGAGTAACCCTGATTTCAGAGGAACCCTGTTTTTAGAGGAGACTTCAGAGTAACCCTGATTTCAGAGGAGACTTCAGAGTAACCCTGATTTCAGAGGAGACTTCAGAGTAACTCTGTTTTCAGAGGAGACTTCAGAGGAACCCTGTTTTCAGAGGAGACTTCAGAGTAACCCTGATTTCAGAGGAGACTTCAGAGTAACTCTGTTTTCAGAGGAGACTTCAGAGGAACCCTGTTTTCAGAGGAGACTTCAGAGTAACCCTGATTTCAGAGGAGACTTCAGAGTAACTCTGTTTTCAGAGGAGACTTCAGAGGAACCCTGTTTTCAGAGGAGACTTCAGAGTAACCCTGATTTCAGAGGAGACTTCAGAGTAACTCTGTTTTCAGAGGAGACTTCAGAGTAACTCTGTTTTCAGAGGAGACTTCAGAGGAACCCTGTTTTCAGAAGAGACTTCAGAGTAACCCTGATTTCAGAGGAGACTTCAGAGTAATTCTGTTTTCAGAGGAGACTTCAGAGGAACCCTGATTTTAgagaataaataaaaaacacaccCAATAGAaaccagcatgtgtgtgtgtaatgcatcGCTTTTTTCTCATTGTATACAGTACTTTCGGACTGCCTACGCTGTGGTTGCTATGGCAATGGCTCTCTGCAATGAAGAGTCCTTGATCCCTGTGTGTGGAGTGTACACTCACGACTCCAATTCTGGGTGCTTGGCTAACTCGTCCTGGACCCTtgccatcaccatcacacactgGAGTGCCCTACTAAGTGCCCTATTATGTACCCACTGTGTTATACAGGAAAGACACAAGTAGAGCCTAGGGCTGAAAAGTTATCATCTCCATGGAGAGACTTGACACTGAACTGTGGTTCTGTGTTGACACGGACTGCCTAGTAATTACTGACAATTACTGATGCTGGATTTGGCCAGTTTATAGTAGGCCTATACAGTTTAACATACTGTCTGTAATAACATGCTGTCGGTAATAACATGTTGTCGGTAATAACATGCTGTCAGTAATAACATGCTGTCAGTAATAACATGTTGTCAGTAATACTATGCTGTCAGTAATAACACGCTGTCAGTAATAACATGCTGTCAGTAATAAAATGCTGTCGGTAATAATATGCGGTCAGTAATAACATGCTGTCAGTAATAACCTGCTGTCAATAATAAAATGCTGTCAGTAATAATATGCTGTCAGTAATAACATGCTATCAATAACAACATGTTGTCAGTAACAACATGTTGTCAGTAATACTATGCTGTCAGTAATAACATGCTGTCAGTAATAACATGTTGTCAGTAATACTATGCGGTCAGTAATAACATGTTGTCAGTAATACTATGCGGTCAGTAATAACATGCTGTCAGTAATAACCTGCTGTCAATAATAAAATGCTGTCAGTAATAATATGCTGTCAGTAATAACATGCTGCCAGTAATAACATGCTATCAATAACAACATGTTGTCAGTAACAACATGTTGTCAGTAATACTATGCTGTCAGTAATAACATGCTGTCAGTAATAACACGCTGTCAGTAATAACATGCTGTCAGTAATAAAATGCTGTCGGTAATAATATGCGGTCAGTAATAACATGCTGTCAGTAATAACCTGCTGTCAATAATAAAATGCTGTCAGTAATAATATGCTGTCAGTAATAACATGCTATCAATAACAACATGTTGTCAGTAACAACATGTTGTCAGTAATACTATGCTGTCAGTAATAACATGCTGTCAGTAATAACATGTTGTCAGTAATACTATGCTGTCAGTAATAACATGTTGTCAGTAATAACATGCTGTCAGTAATAACATGTTGTCAGTAATACTATGCTGTCAGTAATAACATGTTGTCAGTAATACTATGCGGTCAGTAATAACATGCTGTCAGTAATAACCTGCTGTCAATAATAAAATGCTGTCGGTAATAATATGCGGTCAGTAATAACATGCTGTCAGTAATAACCTGCTGTCAATAATAAAATGCTGTCGGTAATAATATGCGGTCAGTAATAACATGCTGTCAGTAATAACCTGCTGTCAATAATAAAATGCTGTCAGTAATAATATGCTGTCAGTAATAACATGCTATCAATAACAACATGTTGTCAGTAACAACATGTTGTCAGTAATACTATGCTGTCAGTAATAACATGCTGTCAGTAATAACATGTTGTCAGCAATACTATGCTGTCAGTAATAACATGTTGTCAGTAATACTATGCGGTCAGTAATAACATGCTGTCAGTAATAACCTGCTGTCAATAATAAAATGCTGTCAGTAATAATATGCTGTCAGTAATAACATGCTGCCAGTAATAACATGCTATCAATAACAACATGTTGTCAGTAACAACATGTTGTCAGTAATACTATGCTGTCAGTAATAACATGCTGTCAGTAATAACATGTTGTCAGTAATACTATGCTGTCAGTAATAACACGCTGTCAGTAATAACATGCTGTCAGTAATAAAATGCTGTCGGTAATAATATGCGGTCAGTAATAACATGCTGTCAGTAATAACCTGCTGTCAATAATAAAATGCTGTCAGTAATAATATGCTGTCAGTAATAACATGCTATCAATAACAACATGTTGTCAGTAACAACATGTTGTCAGTAATACTATGCGGTCAGTAATAACATGCTGTCAGTAATAACATGTTGTCAGTAATACTATGCGGTCAGTAATAACATGTTGTCAGTAATACTATGCGGTCAGTAATAACATGCTGTCAGTAATAACCTGCTGTCAATAATAAAATGCTGTCAGTAATAACATGCTGCCAGTAATAACATGCTATCAATAACAACATGTCAGTAACAACATGTTGTCAGTATCAAGTAATAACATGTTGTCAGTAATAACATGTTGTCAGTAATACTATGCTGTCAATAATAAAAAAATGCTGTCAGTAATAACATGCTGCCAGTAATAACATGCTATCAATAACAACATGTTGTCAGTAACAACATGTTGTCAGTAATACTATGCTGTCAGTAATAACATGCTGTCAGTAATAACATGTTGTCAGTAATACTATGCTGTCAGTAATAACACGCTGTCAGTAATAACATGCTGTCAGTAATAAAATGCTGTCGGTAATAATATGCGGTCAGTAATAACATGCTGTCAGTAATAACCTGCTGTCAATAATAAAATGCTGTCAGTAATAATATGCTGTCAGTAATAACATGCTGCCAGTAATAACATGCTATCAATAACAACATGTTGTCAGTAATACTATGCTGTCAGTAATAACATGCTGCCAGTAATAACATGCTATCAATAACAACATGTTGTCAGTAATACTATGCTGTCAGTAATAACACGCTGTCAGTAATAACATGCTGTCAGTAATAAAATGCTGTCGGTAATAATATGCGGTCAGTAATAACATGCTGTCAGTAATAACCTGCTGTCAATAATAAAATGCTGTCAGTAATAATATGCTGTCAGTAATAACATGCTATCAATAACAACATGTTGTCAGTAACAACATGTTGTCAGTAATACTATGCTGTCAGTAATAACATGCTGTCAGTAATAACATGTTGTCAGTAATACTATGCGGTCAGTAATAACATGCTGTCAGTAATAACATGTTGTCAGTAATACTATGCGGTCAGTAATAACATGTTGTCAGTAATACTATGCGGTCAGTAATAACATGCTGTCAGTAATAACCTGCTGTCAATAATAAAATGCTGTCAGTAATAATATGCTGTCAGTAATAACATGCTATCAATAACAACATGTTGTCAGTAACAACATGTTGTCAGTAATACTATGCTGTCAATAATAAAATGCTGTCAGTAATAACATGCTGTCAGTAATAACATGCTATCAATAACAACATGTTGTCAGTAACAACATGTTGTCAGTAATACTATGCTGTCAGTAATAACATGCTGTCAGTAATAACATGTTGTCAGTAATACTATGCTGTCAGTAATAACATGCTGTCAGTAATAACACGCTGTCAGTAATAACATGTTGTCAGTAATAATATGCTGTCAGTAATAACATGTTGTCAGTAATACTAAATAATAAAGTGTAACAATGTTAGCTGCAGTGAGCTGCAGTTCCACTTAAAATGACCGTTGTTAAGGTGGAAACCTTTTCTGCTGATCGGTATACTGTACACTAACCTTTAGTGTGTGTAAAGTCAGCAATGTGGAAGGATGAGTCATTTTGCAGTTCCATAAAATATATCATTTGAGTGTattgaataacaacaacaacaagaaagGAAGCGAGTGATGACTCATTTGTTAAGCTCCGTTGATCGGTATGTTCAGTCACCCATAAAGGCCTCCTAATTGGACATAGTTGCCAAATCAGTGACTAATGACTTAGTGAGTTGCTTAAATTCTGACGTTAGTGTCATGTTATCATGAAACCATAATCTTATCACAAAATATTAATTAGCCCATCGGTTGCATGTCTGGCTAACGTTGACCTGGCAGCATGATTAGGCTGCCATCAATTAATGCTGACTATGAATTAGTGAGCCAGTGGGAAGTCTGTTCAAAGGCAACTACAGCAATTTGAAAGGTAAAAAGAGTTAGGGAGATTAAACAGGATTTAAAGAGATGTATGTATGATGTTCCAATTAGaaaatactgtacagtacatcttCACTGTTGGGTTTAGTCTCATGCATCATACATAATAATCTTCACCGGGGTAGCAATATTTAACATCTGTAACTGGTAGACAAGTAGAGCTTTGTACATCATTTGATAACAATATCTGACTTATGCAAATTACGTTTACATCCAATCTTTGTGAAGGGGAAGGTTCTACAGAGGTACCAAAGCCAGTGAGATTGACCAGGATGAACTGCTCTGAGAGCATTGGTGACACCattgagaggcagggagaggcagtgggagggaCTCTGACAATGATGAATGAGAATAGTCTGATACAGACGATGGAAGATCATTGCACAACCTCATGGGGGATGAGACTTATGCGGAGAGGGGACACTGGGTATAGAACCCAACAAAAAGTGCAGATAGGACTGGAGCCCTAATgatggagagaagacagagagagatagagggagggggaagggggagaggaaaggcgggagagagagagaaacagagagagacagagagagagagacacagagagagacacagagagagagacagagagagagagagagagacacagagagagacacagagagagacacagagagagacacagagagagagagagagacacagagagagacagagagagagacacagagagagagacagagagagagacagagagagatagagagagagacacagagagacagagagagagagagagacacaaagagagacacagagagagacacagagagagacagagacatagagagacacagagagagagagagagagagacacagagagagacacagagagagacagagaaagagacagagagagagagacacagagagagagacacagagagagagacacagagagagagagagagagagagacagagagagacagagagagcgagacacagagagagacagagagagagagacagagacagagagagacacagagagagagagagacagagagagagacagagagagagacagagagagacagagagagacacagagagacagagagagacacagagagagagagagagagagagagagagagagagagagagagagagagagagagagagagagagagagagagagagagagagagagagagagagagagagagagagagagagagagagagagagagagagagagagagagaaacacagcccAGTCGGGATGTAGCATAGACTGGGAGATAAAACACTATCAATCTCATCCTGGCGACATCCCCAAAATATCCTTGAAAATTCTCCACTAGCTCGTTGTCTGTCCGTACTTCAAGTGTTACTCGGGTTGGAAAGCTGAAACTGTGATGTAACAGGGCTCTATTTTGGCTTCATATTAGAGCCCCTGAGTGCCCGGCCTACATGATGGAGCAGGTGAAGCCACAGCACTCCTTCAGCAGGGACAGGCCTGTCTTGGTGAAGGGGGACGAGGTCTGCTGGGCCCTGGACGTTAGCCGTCTGGCTGGAATCTGACCtggggaagaggaggtggagtcAGTCAGAGGATATGGGGATGTACCAGGTGGAGCACTGGTGATGCAGTAGTAGATCAGACATAatgacacacacattcagactCACCCAGACACAAGGGTATGcagacacatgcatgcacacacacggctGATATGAGGTGAATACACGCTGCTGAAAATAAATGTTGCTCAGTGGGGAGCCAGTTCaaatatagttgaagtcggacgtttacatacaccttagccaaatacatttaaactccgtttttcacaattcctgacatttaatccttgtaaacaattccctgtcttggatcagttaggatcaccactttattttaagaatgtgaaatgtcagaataatagtagagaaaatgatttatttcagcattaatttatttaatcacattcccagtgggtcagaagtttacatacactcaattagtatttggtagcattgcctttaaattgtttaacttgcgtcacttggccactccaatgccttgacttttttgtccttaagccattttgccacaactttggaagtatgcttggggtcattgtccatttggaagacccatttgcgaccaagctttaacttcctgactgatgtcttgagaagttgcttcaatatatccacatcattttcctttcctcgtgatgccatctgttttgtgaagtgcaccagtccctcctgcagcaaagcacccccacaacatgttgctaccacccccatgctttacggttgggatggtgttctttggcttgcaagccccccccctttatcctccaaacataacaatggtcattatggccaaatagttatatttttgtttcatcagaccaaagaacatttctccaaaaagtacgatctttgtccccatgtgcagttgcaacccgtagtctggcttttttatggcggttttggagcagttgcttcttccttgctgagcggcctttcaggttatgtcgatataggactcgttttactgtggatatagatacttttgtaccggtttcctccagcatcttcacaaggtcctttgctgttgttctgggattgatttgcacttttcgcaccaaagtacggtctgtaaacaattcttggaataatgacttgtgtcatgcacaaagtagatgtcctaaccgacttgccaaaactatagttagttaacaagaaatttgtggagtggttgaaaaacgagttttaatgagtccaacctaagtatatgtaaacttccgacttcaactgtatgtattcatTTTTGTGGGTGAAATCCATAATTTCATAACTAAATGCTTCTGTCGTGAAGAAAGACTTGAACAAGAAAGAGGCGTCTAACTGTCCAAAGACATCGCCATCAAATCAAGGTCACTGACTATTAGTGTATCAAAGCGAATACCTGAAAACATTGAGACATACAATTGAGCATTTGAATGGAAAATAATAACTCACTATGACTACACACACCTttcttcttggagtttctggggAACTTGGACTGGAGGAAATCCGCCATTTCTTtgtcctcctccctttccctgtagaggaggagagaaagatggatgaGTGGAACTCCAAACTCTACATTTCTGTCTGTTCCTACTAGCAATGACTCAGACTCCATATCCTCACGCCCTGTCTTCTGCCTAGGTGTCTTCACATTCCTCAAAAACAATAAAATATTACCTCGTCACTTCCTGCTTCTCACTACCCAGAATGGCTTTGGAACAGAGTTCTGTAACATAGGTGGTTCAGAACCACACTCCCGTGATGACTTGGTCTGAGACCTGACGACTTACTGTACATTGGCACCCCAAGGTAATGCCTAGGCATTAAGGGATAAAAGTGTTCTGGTGAGCATGACACCTGGTTTCGAACCCCAGTCGGTCACACTTGCCTTAGCCTCTCAAACTCCACATCGTCAACAAGGAAATCTCTGGTCTCCACCAGCTTGTGAATCTGCTGGAGAAGatcctcctctttctgtctgtcctcgTTGGACTTGTCATTGTCTGTAACAGAAAATATGTTATGACGATCAGTGGTTAAAGTGGGATTTTGTCAGTGGTGGATTTCAAACTGCTGCAACATTCAGGGTCTTTTTCATGATGATTTGATCAATAAAATCAGATATTTATTGGAGATCAAGACCCCTAACTTTAAACCCTAACGCATCTTAAGGTGATAGGAGTTTGTTCTCCCACCAGATTAATCACTGTTGACAATggagatatatacatatatttatgtatttcatttttaGGGAAACATTTGTTTACAGGGTGGATTGAGTTTGATCACTTTGGTCATGATAATGTATGATTACACAGTGTCTGATTCCTCACGTTGATATAACACGACTCTGCTGTGCTGAAGCAAAATTGTAATCATTATTGACACATGACATACATTTTGTGTACGGTGAAGAATTTAATTATCTCACTTAGCACTGGATTTAGTCTGTAGGGTGAAGGGTGATGTAGTGCTACAGGgtgatagaaatgtaaaggtaattttcTCGTGTTAGacgagactgcattcacggtaagcGCTGCATACTTCGGCTCAATAGGAAATGATCATTACCTTTAAATTGCGCTAGAGCGCTGAACTTCAGCGATAGGGATTGATTTCAGCCCTTAATCATTATGTTACAGCCCTCACAACCCATACAAAATCAGAAATCAGAGAATCCACAACAATTTACACATCATAGGATACAAAGACAACATATGTTTTATGAAGCACAAATGATTTTAGGTCCCACATGCAGTGGATACATTTTGACAAAAGAAACAGATCACCAGATGCAATTTTCTGCTTACATTCTTATCAAAGTTCACATGTGCAATGGCATTATCTTCACAGAACCCACTAAAATCAACCCCAAACCCAGGATAGAGGGGCTGAGGGAATGTGGTCTGGATTCTACGGAGGAGGGTTATAGAGAGACTGTAGAAGGACAGAGTTCCTGCCTTGTGGTCCAGGTACACTCCTTCTCTGGAAGAGACAGTCTGGTTATCATTGTGGTAGAAAGAGCATCCGTAGCGAGAGCAGATTAAACAGCAGGATGAGATCATTCTTCCCCCCAAAAAGTCTCAGTCTTTTCTGCCGATCCCTTTATTTGAGACCACCCCATCCATGTCCCAGTTTACCTCCCAGTAGCAGGCCCTCCTTACACAGCACCTGGGGGTAGAATGTCAATCTGTCTGGATGGTCAGGATATTGTCACATCTCCATGTCACATCTCTGTTccccacagacagatacagtttGTTGTGTTAAGATATATTGTGAGCTGATCATATCCAGATATATGGGCAATTTCCTCCTCCAACA is a window encoding:
- the LOC127914429 gene encoding uncharacterized protein LOC127914429, translating into MTTQRRAVTHLEDIDSWCQEDFDSWCQEDFDSWCQEDFDSWCQEDFDSWCQEDFDSWCQEDFDSWCQEDFDSWCQGDFDSWCQGAFDSWCQDDFDSWCQEDFDSWCQEDFDSWCQEDFDSWCQEDFDSWCQEDFESWCQEDFDSWCPWDFDGCVRRTSKAGVRGTSIAGVRRTSIAGVRRTLIAGVRRTSIAGVRMTSIAVSGGLRWLCQEDFESWCQGDFDSWCQEDFDSWCQGEFDSWCQEDFDSWCQGEFDSCCQGDFDSWCRKDFQSWCRGDFDSWCQEDFHSWCQEDFHSWCRGDFDSWCQEDFDSWCQEDFHSWCRGDFDSWCQEDFDSWCQEDFDSWCQEDFDSWCQEDFDSWCQEDFDSWCQEDFDSWCQEDFDSWCQGDFDSWCQGDFDSWCRKDFQSWCRGDFDSWCQEDFDSWCQEDFDSWCQEDFDSWCQEDFDSWCQEDFDSWCRGDFESWCQGDFDSWCRGDFES